The genomic region tacaagattagattagaaaatagattttaaagtggctttcatgtcaaaacattgagagaaaatgataaacaatagtattaaaaaaatatagaaactggaatggatcaatttggacttaatatgaattttctatgaattatacaagtttctagcatttattttctcattaaaaatcattttctaaattaaTTTCTCCTATTTTCCTGAGTTCTGGGTTGCGCACACAATAACAGAGAATCCGGGGTCTAACTCATAAAATTTCTTAAGACTCATTTTCCCCCCGCACTGGACGACGGGTTTATTTTATAAAAGCGCAGGGACTCTTTTGAAAAGCTGcagccgcgaaggggtacggttaaCTCTCGGCCGTCCGATCAAATATCGAAGGCCAGGATTAGATCGACATTAAGTCAAACCCGCACGTGATACAGACCCTCGGATCGAGATCTGATGGCCCCGAGGCCTCCACGACCAAATACTATCTCGATCGCACATCATGCGATCGACGACTCAGATGCAATCGACAAAGGGACATTCTATTTCTAATCTGAGCCATTCATCACCGATCCGAAGGCCGTAGTTCGTTTCTACGTGATTTAATCTCGGCCCTTAGCTACGAGATCCACGGTGGAGACGCCTTCTTCTACCCCTCGACCTCCAGAGCGGCGGTGCATCAACCAACGGTGGTGCCCCGCCAGAGAATGACGATCACCCGCACTATCGCATAATCCCCGTGAAAAGCCGATGTTACACGCAGAGGACAGCAAGGCAAAAACGATAGGAATTGTCTTACCGTCGATCGTTACACAGGGATGGCAGTCCACGACGGAGCACAGATTTAGGCGGATTTCCATGGCGACAAGAAATTCCAGCCCGATTCGGGGTCGCCCCGCCCGTGATGAAGCTACGGGCATGTGCGACATGCACTGGTCGATATCCACCAGCGCCGCTTGGCCTTCGCCGAGGACATGGGCGAGGAAATTGCTATGGCGACAATCTCAGCTCTCCACATCACAACGCTCTCTGGTGCTTCAGTACGTCAATGGCCAAGGGGATGACAGCAATCCTCAGACTATAGAGGTTCAGCCCAAATTCTGGTTCCCACAGACGCCACCCACGTGAGCGGGCCACACCCGACGATCTCCAGAGGCCGATTGGCCTACGGCGTCAACCTCCAATATGCCTGACGGTCTCCACGGCATCCTCCTTCTCTCCTTCTCTCTTGCTTCCCTTCTGTTAGTGCCGACGAGGCGCCCCAGTCGGTGGTGGTGGCCAACACAGCAGCGGCATCTGGCTCGGCGATGAAGACACCGAATGGTCCCTAGGTAGCGAAACGGTGGCGGCGGTCGATTTGAATCGCCACGGCACCATGGCAACGAAGCACCCCCATCGAAGAGGAGGAGGCGGCTTCCTGGTTTCCAGCTGTGGCTAGGAGGGCAAGTCTGTTTATATACCCAGATGGAGAGGGAAGCCCCAAACCCCAAGCAACAACTAATGCGCGAAGAATCCGGATAGGAATTCGGAGACCAGTTCGCCGAGCCCCGCAGTCCGCGCAAGAAAGATAATCCTGTTCACCCAGCCCCACCGGCAGTGACACAAAATTATACAGGTGCACTGTACGTGGATCTGAGCATTGGGGCCCACCGGCCAGAGGGTGCGTCCGGTTTTAGTGGACTCGCCTGAGACAATGGGCCGCACAGGGGCAACTGGATGATGGGCCATGCGAGGGGGAGCACGGGTGGGCCGAGAGATAGGCCGAGGCCAGCAAATGTTGGCCCAAGCGCATGttattatttttcttttcttctatttTTCTTATTCCTTTTCTAACttctaaatttcaaattggaTTCAAATTTGATTTTGAACTTGCACTCAAATTTTAATGAACAAATAGAAGAGCTGAGCATGAATGCAGatccataattttatttatttattattttacCATGTCTATGAAAAATGATTTTGAATACACCAATTATGCTCACATAATGTACATTAAGAAACTAATCTCTAAAAAAATACCTTAGCTTAAATATTTTAGAAGATATTTATAAATGTTTTATTCAATAAATTAACTCATATAAGGATTATATATATATTCTCCTATTTGAAAACATATTTATTCAAGTTACAGAATAAACTTTCTTAAATTACCCAAAACATTAcataattatatttttttatacatGTCATTATTATTTTTTTCTAATACAAACTTTGGGCTTTACACATATGGATGCAAGGCACGCGCTGGTTTCACAACACACGTACCTGCATTATTAATTTATGGTCCTGGACCTCTCCAGTTGCATCAACAGTCTTTAAAAAATACACCATCCCATTGCAATACACCAAAAAGTTAATGACGCTCTTTTGTGTAGGACTAGTCCATGAATCACACATTAGAGTCGCACCAAACTCATTCCACTCAATCTTCCATTTGTGAATCTCCTTCTGAAACTCCTTAACATTTTCATTAAGATACTTGCCATCAATCTCTCGACCAGTTGGTAATTTGACCCCCACACTTGCATTAAAGGCAACAAGATTATGTCAGCAACATAGATCAAATACAACAAAATATATTGTGTTATTTGTTACCTTGTTTTTGGGGCTCCATAATTGCGGCCCTAAAATATGGGTTATCGACCTTTCGACCCGGGATGCCAATGGCATGACAAGCCTTTGCCCAAGCCCTACCAAGAATCTCTTTCGAGCTCCTTCCCTTACTTGTCCAAGGACCAGTATCTATCCTATGTTGCCTTAGTCCAGAGGCTTGAGCAAGATTGTAGTCTCTAACACGTTCAGGTACCCTCTAGCTGGAGGATCCACCACCCCTATCATACCTTGCACCAGCCCTCTGACTAAATTCGTGCTCCACACGTGACTGATGCAGAGCcgctttaagttcattctcatacTCATCGTCCCCAAAATGGGTTCGTGCTGCCTCATCTGCCCTCAGCTGCTGCCTGAACCTAGAACTCTTTTTTCCTTTGTCTTATCTATGTCAAGTTGGAAGTATGCCTTTATGTCTGGAGGAACAGAGAGATATTTCTTGACATTCTTCCCTCTATGCGCGAGATGCTCCTTCAATCGGGTACCACCCCCTCCGCTCTTTGTTTCTCTACAATACTTGCATTTGAAACCTGCGCCAACCTTCTCTCCGTGCAACCAGACTCTATCTCtatctctttctctatctctatcTTCATCCAACATGTCTCCTACAGATGTGGCAAAAATATCATATAACTtgaaacaataactaaaccataactAATACATAAACCATAAGCCATCACATCTATAATAACAATACCAAATCATATTTACAGTAGTAGTAAATAATATTATGAGTTACATATACTATAACTAAAACAAAGCTAGGCACTAAATATTAAAAATCCATGAACGGAATCTAACAATAACTATGTATTAAGTTATTAACACAAACATGAATGAAATCTGAAAACCTAAAAATTAACAATCCAAATCTAGGCACTAAATATCTAAAACAGAGCTAAATCTTGGTACCATAACCGGTTTACCGGTGGTAAAACACGATTTACCTCTCCCCGTAGGCGGTTTATCGCCGGTTTTGCGATGGAAACCGTCGGCGAGGGGATCTGCGACGACGATGGGGGGCAGCGGCGAAGCGGGCGGTAAACCGCTCCTGGCCGGCGGTTAACCGCGCTTAGCCGCCGGTAAAAGCCGCAGAGGCGGCGATTTTTACGTGTGTGGCGGCGTCGGGTCTGTGGCTAAGAGCGTAAGTGAATGGGGAAAGTGAGGGGAGCTACGGAGGACGCGGAGGAGAGGGGTGTTTAGATTTTTTTTGTTAACGGGTTAACGGGTCCATACATGTTTCTATTTTTTTGTTGGCTAAACTGATTTGAATTTAAATATCTTCTATACCAAATTACTCAGAAAAAATGTAGTTTTTTATCATATATTTTTTATAAAATTTTTCAAATTTTTTTAATTTAGACTGAATTAAAAAAAACCGTTGGAAAACCGTTACCGCCCCCTGACGGTTTCGGTTTACCAAGCGGTTTACCGCCGATTTTCGGCGGTTTTGGAATCCTTGGTTCAGGCCCATCACCCCATGTGCATGTCTGTATGCGTACCTGCGTAGCCTAGCCGGACCGTTCTTGATCGCCCACTGGCTCAGTTTTTTTAGCTTCTGGTCATCAAAAATTGTTACAGATTATCAAATGTCTAGTTTTTTAGCCTGTTTCTATGAGAATCACTTTAGTCAAAACCATCTAAAATCAATGTGAACATAGAAACGATTGAGTCGTTGATATAGTAGGAAATCGTCACTTTCTACCTCCTAAACCCTGTGACCCTTTTATCTTCCTCTTCATGTATTCTTCGCTATACTCAGATTCTCTCCACAACTGAATTCTTCTCGTAGTCAGATTTTCAGAAAATCTCTTCAGAAATAAGCCGAACCAAACAGACCATGTGCGGCTGCTACATGCAATGTGTGAGAAGGAAGATACGCTACACGGCTGCGTGCCATACCATGATGGTGGTGATGGCAACGACATATTTTACCAGTCGAACCGATAAACATGTACTTTGTCCAAGTTAGGGCATGTATAACTCTGAGACATTGGTTGGGGTTTCCAAGTACAAGAGACACTTAAAAGGCTATGTGATACAACCCAAAACCCTTAGACCATAAATACAATTAAGAGACAATATTCATGAATAGTCATGAAGAGTCTCTTGTATATTTTCATCTAACCTCCTAGAGAACGCTCAAGAGACCCCATATTAAATGGGGTTGTACATGCCTTTATAGATGTGCCTGCAAGCCCATATATACTTAGGGGCATGAAAACCTATGATATAATCATAATTATTATGATATAATCATAATTTGCTTCTAAAAAATACATGTTAGTCATAACAATTCTATATATTTTTGATTAATCACTAAAACACTTGAGGGCCTATGCGTTAACATTAGTCAGTTGCCTATGTATTGCCATGatttctctatatatatatatatatatatatgagtagAATTTGTTGTAACAAGACATAAAAATATATGTGTTCTATTTTTTAGGTAGATGTAAATGTGGAACCAACAATCAAGGTTTGTGGGTTGATCGCTGAAACTGGTGATTGATATAGTAGAGATGTATAAGTCTTGCTATTATAGTTAGAGTTATATTTTTCTTTTGACAAACGGAACAACGTTCCAACTTCTACCATCCATCACAGCTCACATGGTTTCAAAAAAAAACTGATCTTGTAGATCCAGTGTGGTGTTTGGTTCGATTTTGATAGCTATAGGACTTTACGTTCAGGGTTAAGACAAACAAAAATTCGTGAGTAGGCAGAAGGTTAAAACATGAACGGTGTCCATGCTTTGCAACTAAAAGTGATACGGTTGTATCTGATAAATAATATACTTGTTTTGTTTATAACAAAAAGGGGATGTAGCTCAGATGGTAGAGCGCTCGCTTAGCATGCGAGAGGTACGGGGATCGATACCCCGCATCTCCAGTTTCGTTTTTTTGCGCTAGGCGATGGAAGGTTCACATCTGTCGAATACCAAGTGTGGAGAGTAGGGTGCTGTGGAAGAGGCGAGCTGAGGAAGGGAAGGGAACCCTCTTGACCGCCGGCGGCGAGGGGAGATGCCGCCGGAGAGGACGAGGAAGTCGAGGACGGAGGAGCCGGCATCTCCAGTTTCGTTTTTTTTGCTCATTTTGCATGCCGGTCAAATTGTTCCGCGTAGTGTATTTGTCGGGCAGAATTTCAGAGAGCGCAACAACTGGTGGGCTTCAAGGTCGACACATTCCGGTCCGGCCCAGTTAGGCCAGACGCGAGCGGGTGAGGAAAGGAGCCGTTCGCTAGGCGATGGACGGTTCACATCTGTCGAATACCAAGTGTGGAGAGTAGGGTGCTGTGGACGAGGCGAGCTGAGGAAGGGAAGGGAACCCTCTTGACCGCCGGCGGCGAGGGGAGATGCCGCCGGAGAGGACGAGGAAGTCGAGGACGGAGGAGCTGTGGGAGCGCGAGGTCGGCGGTCTCCCACCCAAGCGCTTCGCCAACTCCGTCATGGCCTCCAAGGTTTTCCCGTCTCTCATCTCGCGCTCCGATGAGGGGAGGATCTCACGATTCTGTTTGTGCTTTACACCAACCATGGCTCCGTGAATTGGAAGCAAAATTAGGGCGTAGTGCTGAGGAATTAGTGGGTTCGATTCGGTTTCGAGATTCGCCCTGCGCTTGTGGAGTTTGGGGGCGAGGATGGGGTGGAGTGGCAGCTTATGACCAGGTTGCCTGTGCTGTGCGCAGGAGTTTGTGCAGTCTCTCAACATCCAAAAGCGGCTACGGAAGCACAGGAGCTGCGTCAACACGATAAGCTTCAGCGCGGACGGGAGGCTGCTCCTCTCCGGGTCCGACGACCGGACCCTCGTGCTGTGGGACTGGGAGGAGGCGGCGCCGGCCTTGTCGCTCCACACTGGGTTCAGCAGCAACGTGTACCACGCGCTGTTCATGCCTGTCTCCGGTGACAGGAGCATCGTCTCGTGCGCTGCTGAAGGGGATGTAAGCATCTTTTACAATTTTACATGGTGTTGTCCTTGTATCAACAAGTTCGATGATCTGGTGTTTGAGCTAATGTGCTCTTTTTGGTCACTCAAGCAATTGCCCTGTGTTTGTCTTTTATGGATTCGAAACAGGTGATCCATTCACAGATACAGGAAGGGGGGCGTGTGgttacacacacacacaaactTGTTGAGTTGGGCTTTGCAGTACACAGGTTGGCTGTTGAGCCAGCAAGTCCTCACACGTTCTACTGCTGCTGTCAAGATAGCTCCGTGTGGCTTGTATGTTGCTGAGTTCCTTTGCATCTTTGTATCCCTGCTCAGATTCTTCTTCTCGCTGCTGACTCTGGTCTCTGTTCTCTCCTCAGTTTGATCTCAGGGCGCGAAATGCCATGGAATTGTTTAAATGTAGGGCTGCGAACTATCACACTGCTGAAAATATCGCACTCTATGCTATTTCCTTAGACCCAAGGAAGCCCTGTTGTTTTGCAGTTGCTGGATCAGATCAGTATGTAAGGATATATGATACCCGTAAGATTTTTGTGGATGGGAATTCTAGTTTCAGTCGCCCAACTGAGCACTTCTGCCCTCCGCATTTGATTGGTCGAGTGGAAGAAGAAATAACTGGTTTGGCCTACTCACAGACCAGCGAGCTATTAGCGTCCTATGGTCAAGAAGATATCTACCTTTTCTCAAGAGAGCATGGTTTACACTTCAACAATGTTGAGGTCAATAAACGACTCCTGGAGGATATGATTGAGCCTTCATTTAGTGATAAGTTGCCTGTACCTAAGAAATTCAAGGGACACCGGAATGAGGAAACCGTGAAGGGGGTTGACTTCCTTGGCCCCAACTGTGATTTTGTTACCTCTGGGTCAGACTGTGGCAGCATATTTATTTGGAGAAAGAAGGATGCAGAACTGATCAGAGCGATGCGTGGAGATAAGCGGGTTGTAAACTGTGTCGAACAGCACCCTTCTGGGATTGTTCTAGCAAGTAGTGGCATTGAGAATGATATCAAGATTTGGGAACCTGGTGAAGGTGAAAACCGCTCCATCGTTCAAGCTGACGAGGTATGTGCATGCTGTACTTGATTCTCTTATCCTTCTTCTTCCTGGTTTCTTATTATGTTCTTGGTATGCACATCCTGTCATAAAATCACCTAATGTATTGGACAAGCATGACAAAAAATTCTAACAACATTTGCATAACGATTTAGCTTGCTTGGTGTTTGTATTGTGAATCTGAAGTATCCACTGTAAGCTGTGTAAAGGAAAAGACCAGAGTGGATCAGTTTTGCATTAGAAAACAACTTGAGTTAGGAATGACGGTCTCTTGTTGGAGTCGCTATTGAACTACCAGAATCTAACGTTATGAAAATCCATGTGATGTTGATTATTGCAAAAGGCATGCTCAGTAGTTTGATGCACCACAGTTCTCATGTATATAAAACTAAAAGATAGTGATCGAATTATAGTTTAAGCTTTTAAAATGTATAGTTGTTTTAATGAAAAACCAAAAGAAAAGAGAGAGGATGTGTAATCTACCTTAGTCCACGCAAAAGctaatttatttttttattttggtgcTATAACAGTGGTATGATCCTCCAAACCACATTCCTGTTCTTATTACTTGACACTTTCGGAGATATCGGTTTCTGCTGCTCTACTTTTGAGTGTGAACAGAGAAAATGTTATTGCTACACGAGTGATTTTGGAATGCTGACATGGAATTTGAATTTTGAAGGACGATGACAATACTGTTTGGATCCACGGCAGCAGTGATTCTGATGACTTCTTTGACGACAATGGTTTCGGTTTGATGGTCATGGAACCGATCCATTTATATGAAAACAGCGATAATGATTCATATGAGGAGGATACATCGTCAGAGGAACATGACAGTGATGGTGACAGCAGTGCCGGAGATGAAGATTCCGATGGGGGAAACAGTGCAGGAGATGAGGGCGACGATTGATGATCAAGGACACGGATCCATGCCTATTCCCAGGGAGCAAATCTTCATCCGAGAACAGCTGATTCTTTTGTGGTTGTGGTTGTGGTTGTAGCCTTGTAGGTTATTTTGGGAGGAGCAAGGCTTAcccaaaaaaacaaaaaaaaaaacgTTTTTAGTTAGGATTATCATGGGTTACTGTTTGGTGTTCCTCTGTGTATATATTTTTCGTCGGAATTGGGGTAGTCTACCGTACCGATGCAAACGTACTGTGGAAGCTAATGTTCGAACGGGAGACTGAAATGGTCATGATGTTGAATGGCATCAAGTATTCAACCATTTCATACAATAGTTTGGTGGAAAGTTTATAAAAAATTGTCTCCTCTTCGTGGATGGCCATTTCTAGTTAAGATCAGGAAACTTCACACCCTTAATGATCTACCTAATCTACTATATAACTAAAAGCTAAATGAATCTAGCTTCGCTGCTGGGTGTCAAGATAAAATTAGGGCTCGTTTGGGAGCTTGAAAACCGGCGAGTTTTCCTGCCTAAACCCAGGTTATCTATCCCCCGTGTAAGAAATTATCCGTGTAGCTATCTCAATGTTTGGAAGCCCATAGGACAGGAAAGCGTGACCCTGGCTCGAGCCGGTTTTCACGGGGAGAGAAAACGCGCCTCGAAAGGCCGGGCATGCAGTCCACTCCCCTCGCCATGTCCTCTTCCGTATCTGTCGCTGCCTCTGTATCCACTCCGAAATTGTTAGCAGGGAGGGCAGGTTACAGTTCGTTTCGCTACACGGTACCCAAACGGGCACAGGGTAAATGCCGCCGTCGGGCAGCAGCACATGGGTGATAGACACTGCAGGTAATGCCCCACCGGTGGTGGCTGACCAGGGTGGGCTGTTACCTAGCTTCCAAACGAGACCTAAAGTTTGTTCACTAACGGACAACAAAATAAGTATTGCTTttgtttttttatttgtcgcggttTAGTTGAAAAATAATTTTTTTAATTTGTCGTGGTTTATTTAAAAATAAACTCGCGGACAACAAATATTTTAGAACGTAGGTAGTAGGATTTAGATAAGTGGGTACGAGGCAAATGAGATAGAAGTGGATGGCGGCCTAAAAGACAGTTGGTTTTCTGGTCTAAGCTTTTAGTTGACTAGAGTTGACAACTAGAATTTTAGACCAATCTAGTTTACTTGTGTGATCTGAATAAAGTTAGTTAAACTTCTACAAATATTCGAGAATGAAAGTAGTAGGATTTAGATATGTGGGTACGATGCGAATGAGATAGAAGTGGATGGCGGCCTAAAAGACACTTGGTTTTTTGTCTAAGCTTTTAGTCGACTAGAGTCGACAACTAGAATTTTAGACCAATCTAGCTTACTTGTGTGATTTGAATAAAGTTAGCTAAACTTCTACCGGTACTTTAGACGAATCTTGAGTTGGTTAGTTAGTCTGAGTAGCACTCATCAGATCATAGGTTTGACTCCCCGCGGGAGTAAATTTAAGGATGTGGTTAAACAAATCATCTCGTTTGTCCTACACCAAAGTGTAGGTCTAAGACTCGGTCGTGGTTGTTTCTCACATGAGCTACAGTACCGCTGTGTATGGATGGAGCAAGAGTTCGAAGGTTTTCTTGACCTGCGTGAgatcttcttcttaatataatgcccAGAGTTGTCTTACACCGCATGTCAAGTTTTTTTTAAGATAGAGTGATCTAAAATTTTGTAACTAACCTTCTAACCATGATATTTAAATAAATTTAGCATTtttatgttatatatatatatatatatatatatatatatatatatacacacgagTAGCACATATATATGTTAGGGTGGATGGACATCACATACAGTGACGAATAACGATGCTCTATATATATAATAAAGAGTAAAGTGTGCTTACGGTCTCTAAATTTGTTCATGTATGTCAAACCGGTCTTTAATAGTTGACGATTAGATCCCTAAAACATTGTTCTGGTGTCATTTTAATTCAATTGACTGTGAACAGAATCTGATTAGCTGACGTGGCCTTGCCATAGTGTCGTCCATGTGGCACAACATCGTCGGAGCATGACACGGCGAGGAGGTGGCCATGTGGTaagagcatgccacgtggatgacACGGTGGCAAGGCCATATTAATTAACCAGGTCTTGTTCACAGTCGATTAGACTAAAATAACACCCGAATAATTCTTAGGGACCTAATCTATTATTCTAAGAGTTTAGGGACCAGTTTGACAAACCTGAGATCGCCAGCCCACTTTAGGAGGTGTTTGTTTTTAGGGACTAATTTTAGTCCATAAATTGCACGAAAAAACTAAAACTCTATGTTAGTTTCCGTATTTGGTAATTTAGTGaccaaaatggaataaaatgaagggactaaaaattagtcactagaaaccaaacacccgagCTGGTTTGTGAAAATTTATTATAAAGTTAGGGGGTTTTGGTttttagagactaatttttagtccctccattttattttattttacttATTAAATTACTAAATacgaaaactaaaatagagttgtagtttttatatttagcaatttagtgactaaaatagaataaaatgaagggactaaaaatTACTCCCTACAAACTAAACACCCTTTTAAAACGGATTAAGACCATGTTTTGACGCCcccaatttttttttaaaaatctGGTTTATATAAATTGAGGTGGTTCGAATTGGTAGACACGGTTTATAAAAATTAGATTCTTAGTTTCTTAATAAGAAGCTGGTCTAAAAACTGGTGTTAAAAAAACTGGATTGCTTTCAGACAGGTCTAACAAAAAAAATGTTGTGAAAATCGACCAACTGAACAGAAGATGTGGGGCCAACAAGCTCCGTTAATTCTCACCCGCTCCTTCGAAAAGAAATGAAATGATGCCTCCCAGCAGAAGAAGAAAAACATCTCACGCCACGCCTGCTCCAGCACCTCGCTCTCCGCTCCGTTGGCCCCATGGAGTCCGTCGCGTCCGCCGCGATCGCCACCACCTCCCGCTCTCTCCCGCTCCCCTTCTCTTCTGCCCCGGTCCACCGCCGGCGCCGTGCCGCCTTCCTCCCCGTTGCCGCCTCCAAGCGTACGTGTCcgtccctcccctcccctcccctcccctccccgcgcGTCTCGTTTCGACCACTCCGGTGGCGTAATCCTCACACATCACGAGTCATGTACAGGTCACGACGACGACAAGGAGGCCGCGAAAGGGTCCAGCTCGGAACCACGGCGCGAGCCTACCAGCCTCGCGCCGTACGGACTCTCCATCTCGCCACTCTCCAAGGTACGGACGCGGCGGCGGTAAACCCGCCGTAACCACCTTTGGCGCAATCCGACAGCACCCCGGGCCGATTCGCTCGTTTTCGTGCCGTCTCGTCCTGCATTTCTATTGGGCATCTCTTAGTAACTAGCACTCGGATCGAACTGGGCGGGTTTAGGCTCGCTTTGCGCTCGCAGATTCGCGCCATCTCGTGCGATTTCTCGCTTCGATTCGCTGCCATGCCGCCCGCAAATTGTCTGATCGAGCTGTTTGATTGGTTGATGCTGTGACGTCGGCTGACCTGGCTCCTGTGCCGCATCGGCAGGACGCGGCCATGGGGCTGGTGGTGAGCGCTGCCACGGGGAGCGGCTGGACGACGGGATCGGGGATGGAGGGCCCGCCGACGGCGAGCAAAGCCGGTGGGGCTGGCAGGCCGGAGGTGTCGACGCTGCCTTGGTCCCTCTTCACGAAATCACCGCGGCGGCGCATGCGGGTGGCCTTCACCTGCAACGTGTGCGGGCAGCGTACGACCAGGGCCATCAATCCTCATGCCTACACCGATGGAACTGTGTTTGTTCAGGTATGAACTAGTATGTGGTTAGTGTAACCAATGTCTTAATAAGAGTCAAGTTAAGATGATCCTTGTCCTGCCGTAGTTAAGTGTATGGATGTGCCCAAATTATAGGTCGTTTTGGCTTGTTTAGTTACATTAGATATAATGCATGTCTAGATACATAGCTTTTGCTATGTACCTAGAAAAGCCAAAAAGACCTATAAATGGGAACGGAAAAAATTCTGCATCTGTTCAAAATTTAAGAACTTGGATATCCTAGAGATGAGAAAAGAGACATCATGTTGCAATAATCTGATGCAATTCTTCTGAATATTGAAAGAAATGAATACTGCTGTCAATAATTACTACAGTTTTACCATGGGTTATATATTCTTCCACAAAATTGCCATATGTACCATTCAAAATTGCCATTTTGTGTGTGTGCTCTATATAGATGTTGGATTAGATATGTAGTGTTCTTTCAGTTTCAGACGCGTCAATTGCTTAAATAATTGTAGTCCATCCAATATCAACCCAAGATGTGTATCTTCTTTTGGTGTAAAGCTCAAGCTTGCCTGTATTGTGAATTATCATAGTTCTCTATTAGGTTTGCGGTCATCTCTGGCCttgattt from Zea mays cultivar B73 chromosome 6, Zm-B73-REFERENCE-NAM-5.0, whole genome shotgun sequence harbors:
- the LOC100272942 gene encoding nucleotide binding protein; the protein is MPPERTRKSRTEELWEREVGGLPPKRFANSVMASKEFVQSLNIQKRLRKHRSCVNTISFSADGRLLLSGSDDRTLVLWDWEEAAPALSLHTGFSSNVYHALFMPVSGDRSIVSCAAEGDVIHSQIQEGGRVVTHTHKLVELGFAVHRLAVEPASPHTFYCCCQDSSVWLFDLRARNAMELFKCRAANYHTAENIALYAISLDPRKPCCFAVAGSDQYVRIYDTRKIFVDGNSSFSRPTEHFCPPHLIGRVEEEITGLAYSQTSELLASYGQEDIYLFSREHGLHFNNVEVNKRLLEDMIEPSFSDKLPVPKKFKGHRNEETVKGVDFLGPNCDFVTSGSDCGSIFIWRKKDAELIRAMRGDKRVVNCVEQHPSGIVLASSGIENDIKIWEPGEGENRSIVQADEDDDNTVWIHGSSDSDDFFDDNGFGLMVMEPIHLYENSDNDSYEEDTSSEEHDSDGDSSAGDEDSDGGNSAGDEGDD
- the LOC100192616 gene encoding uncharacterized protein LOC100192616; the encoded protein is MESVASAAIATTSRSLPLPFSSAPVHRRRRAAFLPVAASKRHDDDKEAAKGSSSEPRREPTSLAPYGLSISPLSKDAAMGLVVSAATGSGWTTGSGMEGPPTASKAGGAGRPEVSTLPWSLFTKSPRRRMRVAFTCNVCGQRTTRAINPHAYTDGTVFVQCCGCNVFHKLVDNLNLFHEMKCYVGPDFRYEGDAPFNYLDRNEDGDSIFPR